In Primulina eburnea isolate SZY01 chromosome 3, ASM2296580v1, whole genome shotgun sequence, one DNA window encodes the following:
- the LOC140827747 gene encoding late blight resistance protein R1-A-like, whose product MKLMEQLVAGCSQIDVIPIVGMGGIGKTTLARILFDSQLIKESFDIRGWVTVSQTYRVQEVVLGILKDIGVPLDKKKDVEQQLYQTLYGRKFLIVLDDVWDIQVWDDLKRLFLDKKNGSRIILTTRHSKVAAYANSFGAYHEMQLLDEDSSWSLLCREIFPQNNCPSELVEIGKEIARQCHGLPLALSAIGGHLKKEKHTVECWEYVSGNVNMVLKTTNDPILEILTLSYNYLPHHLKACFLYFGFFQEDRPIEVFRLVNLWVAEGFVKPSRWNSTEQVAEEYLRDVIERNLVFVHKYDSFGKPKRCGIHDLFRDICIREAKKENLFYVLDTDAPPYDLLEINSLRRYVLDGYKSPSLETSLTLRYYHEDYHVVSGDSNSSYHGDFEDYDSSDANIEYDGNISTSDIEYDGSDNTPANEHEYRFNIRDIMLTTRSLVCHGIDISQQIKLASGLLQVLNISMGSTKFPMGILEFVNLKYLHLGNVREIPSSISRLRNLQTLIIRVMQIKSMPSEIWKMKQLRHLLIGGFHLLDIPDVQGEGTNAYFLEYLQTLSEIIDFTCKREVIARVPNLKELKLLYSRDAVRWSFESLHNLVYLCELESLRLDFWPGEYNLQNLAFPFSLKKLVLVGCRIPWEKMTIIGILPNLEVLKLRHRATKGKIWETNDGEFKRLKFLSIRFSTLAEWKT is encoded by the coding sequence ATGAAACTGATGGAACAACTTGTAGCAGGATGTTCCCAAATCGACGTCATTCCGATCGTTGGCATGGGAGGGATTGGTAAGACGACTCTTgctagaatcttgtttgataGTCAGCTGATCAAGGAGTCTTTTGACATTCGTGGTTGGGTCACAGTATCTCAAACATATAGAGTCCAGGAAGTTGTTTTAGGCATTCTAAAAGACATCGGTGTACCTTTGGATAAAAAAAAGGATGTCGAACAACAACTATATCAAACTTTATATGGCAGAAAGTTTTTAATTGTATTAGATGATGTTTGGGATATACAGGTCTGGGATGACTTAAAAAGACTATTTCTAGATAAGAAAAACGGTAGTCGAATCATACTGACTACTAGACATTCGAAAGTGGCTGCATATGCCAACTCTTTTGGCGCTTATCATGAGATGCAGCTTTTAGATGAGGATTCGAGTTGGAGTCTCCTATGTCGAGAGATATTTCCCCAAAATAATTGTCCATCTGAACTAGTTGAAATTGGAAAGGAGATTGCAAGACAATGCCACGGTCTTCCTCTAGCTCTATCTGCCATTGGTGGGCATCTTAAAAAGGAGAAGCACACAGTAGAATGCTGGGAGTATGTTTCTGGAAATGTAAATATGGTCTTAAAGACAACTAATGACCCGATATTGGAGATATTAACTCTGAGTTATAACTACTTGCCCCATCATTTGAAAGCATGCTTCCTTTATTTTGGATTTTTTCAAGAAGATCGTCCCATAGAGGTATTCAGACTGGTGAATTTGTGGGTTGCTGAGGGATTTGTAAAGCCAAGTAGATGGAATAGCACAGAACAGGTTGCAGAAGAATACTTGAGAGATGTCATTGAGAGAAATCTTGTTTTCGTGCATAAATATGATTCATTTGGGAAGCCGAAGAGATGTGGCATCCATGATCTATTTAGAGACATATGCATAAGGGAGGCTAAAAAAGAAAACCTTTTTTATGTCTTGGATACAGATGCACCACCCTATGATCTTTTGGAGATAAATAGCCTTCGGCGTTATGTTCTAGACGGTTACAAATCTCCTTCATTGGAGACTAGCTTAACCCTTCGCTATTATCATGAAGACTATCATGTTGTTTCGGGTGACAGTAATTCTTCGTACCATGGGGACTTTGAAGATTATGACTCTTCAGATGCTAATATTGAGTATGATGGCAATATATCAACCAGTGATATTGAGTATGATGGAAGCGATAATACTCCTgcaaatgaacatgaatatcgaTTCAACATAAGGGATATTATGTTAACGACCCGTTCTTTAGTTTGTCATGGTATTGATATTTCACAACAAATTAAACTAGCTTCAGGATTGCTCCAGGTATTGAACATTAGCATGGGATCAACGAAGTTTCCAatgggaattttagaattcGTCAACCTAAAGTACCTTCATCTTGGCAATGTCCGGGAAATCCCATCTTCAATATCCAGACTCAGGAACCTACAAACACTTATTATTCGGGTTATGCAGATAAAGTCTATGCCATCTGAAATTTGGAAGATGAAACAACTAAGGCATCTTCTGATCGGTGGTTTTCATCTTCTTGATATTCCTGATGTTCAAGGCGAAGGGACGAATGCATACTTTCTCGAATATCTCCAGACACTTTCAGAGATAATCGATTTCACTTGTAAGCGAGAGGTCATCGCAAGGGTCCCAAATCTTAAAGAGCTAAAACTTTTGTACAGCAGGGATGCTGTTCGCTGGTCATTTGAATCTCTGCACAATCTTGTCTATTTGTGCGAACTTGAATCATTGCGCCTCGATTTCTGGCCAGGGGAGTATAACTTGCAGAACCTTGCCTTCCCTTTTTCGCTAAAAAAACTGGTGTTAGTAGGCTGTCGAATTCCTTGGGAGAAAATGACCATCATCGGTATCTTGCCCAATCTTGAGGTCCTCAAACTGAGGCACAGAGCCACGAAAGGAAAAATCTGGGAGACGAATGACGGAGAATTCAAGCGATTGAAATTCCTCTCGATTCGGTTTTCAACTTTAGCAGAGTGGAAAACCTGA
- the LOC140827416 gene encoding uncharacterized protein, with product MVAHTLLGVVRCDPSYEIKYIVENLKDKYGYQISYMNAWQSLKRSMEIDYGTWESSVQLIQKYMCALSKYNPGAVVEWKHLRANTEMSKTLNYVFWAFRPCIDGFQHCRKIISIDGTHLSTKYKHKMLIAVTLDANNQVLPLAFAFVDEETSDSWKCFFENLGRHVVHGENGVFLISDRHKGTSS from the coding sequence ATGGTGGCGCATACGCTATTGGGAGTTGTTCGTTGTGATCCCTCGTACGAGATTAAATATATCGTCGAAAATTTGAAAGATAAATATGGATATCAAATCTCGTATATGAACGCATGGCAAAGTTTGAAACGTTCTATGGAAATTGATTATGGTACATGGGAGAGCTCCGTTCAATTAATTcaaaaatatatgtgtgcttTGTCGAAATATAATCCGGGAGCAGTTGTGGAGTGGAAGCATCTCAGAGCCAACACTGAAATGAGTAAGACACTGAACTATGTTTTCTGGGCATTCAGACCGTGTATTGATGGGTTTCAACATTGTCGAAAAATAATTAGTATCGATGGTACACACTTGTCTACGAAATACAAGCACAAAATGTTGATCGCTGTCACTCTGGATGCGAACAATCAGGTTCTACCGCTAGCATTTGCTTTTGTGGATGAAGAAACATCAGATTCTTGGAAATGCTTCTTTGAGAACCTAGGAAGACATGTTGTTCATGGTGAAAATGGTGTGTTTCTTATTTCTGATAGGCATAAGGGAACGAGCAGCTGA
- the LOC140827417 gene encoding uncharacterized protein, with translation MEAIKQKNILAYRYLDGIAKEKWSLAHDCGWRRGVLTTNMSECLNSVLKGARRLPISVIVHLTFLRNQLWPDYACRKDEKWARKSSEHRVAKYDVREQTASVATVGRPSRGQHMQVVKLSTSDFSFGKWTIFGIPCSHSICTTKWHSLDSTTLVQPWYNIAEYLATYEGIFQPLADERYWDPPTFELHHNPVRRERRRVGRDRTTRLINEMDGPVVRERRHR, from the exons ATGGAGGCAATCAAGCAAAAGAACATTTTGGCGTACAGATATTTGGATGGAATTGCGAAAGAAAAATGGAGTTTGGCTCATGATTGTGGTTGGCGTCGTGGGGTGTTGACAACCAATATGTCGGAGTGTTTAAATAGTGTGTTGAAGGGTGCTCGTAGACTTCCTATATCTGTCATAGTACACTTGACATTTCTGAG AAATCAGTTGTGGCCAGATTATGCATGTCGGAAAGATGAGAAATGGGCGAGAAAGTCTAGTGAACATCGTGTTGCCAAATATGATGTACGTGAGCAAACTGCTTCGGTTGCAACTGTTGGAAGACCAAGTCGTGGCCAACATATGCAGGTGGTCAAGTTATCAACGAGTGATTTTTCATTTGGTAAATGGACGATTTTTGGCATCCCATGTTCCCATTCTATTTGCACCACTAAGTGGCACTCCTTAGATTCGACGACACTTGTGCAGCCATGGTATAACATAGCCGAGTACTTAGCAACGTACGAGGGCATATTTCAACCTCTTGCAGATGAGCGATACTGGGATCCTCCAACTTTCGAGTTGCATCACAACCCGGTTAGACGTGAAAGAAGAAGAGTTGGTAGAGATAGAACAACTCGATTGATAAATGAGATGGACGGACCGGTAGTCAGAGAGAGACGACACCGATGA